In one Cydia strobilella chromosome 25, ilCydStro3.1, whole genome shotgun sequence genomic region, the following are encoded:
- the LOC134752910 gene encoding LYR motif-containing protein 4, translating to MATNVTKMQVLSIYKNLLRESQNFANYNFRSYALRRVRDAFKANKTLSDSKQIQKEYQFAKENLAIIRRQAAIGDMYQTEKLVIENVR from the exons ATGGCCACGAATGTAACAAAAATGCAAGTTCTATCTATCTACAAAAATCTGTTGAGGGAGTCGCAAAACTTCGCAAACTATAACTTCAG ATCGTACGCGCTACGCAGAGTCAGAGATGCCTTTAAAGCCAATAAGACATTGTCAGACTCCAAGCAGATCCAGAAAGAATACCAATTTGCTAAGGAAAATCTTGCTATCATCAGGCGCCAA GCAGCAATCGGAGACATGTATCAGACAGAGAAACTAGTTATCGAGAACGTCCGATAG